The Ziziphus jujuba cultivar Dongzao chromosome 7, ASM3175591v1 genome includes a region encoding these proteins:
- the LOC107423690 gene encoding homeobox-leucine zipper protein ATHB-12, whose amino-acid sequence MLDHAEYSYPPTATAETAAETFSCMNQLTASTRKKKSNKNKRRFSDEQIRSLETMFESETRLEPRKKLQLARELGLQPRQVAIWFQNKRARWKSKQLERDYSILRANYNSLASRFESLKKEKQNLLNQLQKLNDLVQRPREEGAALNSIDGESDNEEEQTKSGSQVKPSLSMEKSEHGVGVLSDEDSSIKAEYFSLEEETKLVNMVEPGDDSLTTSHEDWGSLNSDCLFDESSSGYQWWDFWS is encoded by the exons atgTTAGATCACGCAGAATATTCATATCCTCCAACAGCAACAGCAGAGACAGCAGCAGAGACTTTTTCGTGCATGAACCAGCTCACAGCTTCCACTAGAAAGAAGAAGAGCAACAAGAACAAGAGAAGGTTCAGCGATGAGCAAATCCGATCATTGGAAACCATGTTCGAGTCCGAGACAAGGCTTGAGCCCAGGAAGAAGTTGCAGCTTGCAAGGGAGCTGGGTTTGCAGCCGAGACAGGTTGCAATTTGGTTTCAGAACAAGAGAGCTCGATGGAAGTCCAAGCAGCTCGAGAGAGACTACAGCATATTACGAGCCAATTACAACAGTTTGGCTTCCCGTTTTGAATCCCTCAAGAAAGAGAAGCAGAATCTGCTTAATCAG CTGCAGAAGCTGAATGATCTGGTTCAGCGACCACGAGAGGAAGGAGCAGCACTAAACAGCATTGATGGAGAGTCGGACAACGAAGAAGAACAGACCAAGTCAGGATCTCAAGTGAAACCCAGTTTGTCAATGGAGAAATCAGAACATGGCGTAGGTGTTCTGTCAGACGAAGATAGCAGCATAAAAGCAGAGTACTTTAGTCTGGAGGAGGAAACAAAGCTTGTGAATATGGTCGAACCTGGAGATGATTCCTTAACAACTTCACATGAAGACTGGGGGAGTTTGAACTCCGACTGTCTCTTTGATGAATCTAGTAGCGGTTATCAGTGGTGGGACTTCTGGTCTTGA
- the LOC107423687 gene encoding auxin-responsive protein SAUR32 — MGSGDKSLRNFHLHLPHLHVNHHHHHHKKQQQQVVMRDVPKGCLAIKVGQQGEEPQRFVVPVIYFNHPLFMQLLKEAEEEYGFDQKGTITIPCHVEEFREKEAQ; from the exons ATGGGTAGCGGGGATAAAAGTTTGAGGAATTTCCATCTGCACCTTCCTCATCTACACgttaatcatcatcatcatcatcataaaaaGCAGCAGCAGCAGGTGGTGATGAGAGATGTGCCAAAAGGGTGCTTGGCGATAAAGGTGGGACAGCAGGGAGAGGAACCGCAGAGGTTTGTGGTGCCGGTGATATACTTCAATCACCCGCTGTTCATGCAGTTGTTGAAGGAAGCTGAGGAAGAGTACGGTTTTGATCAAAAAGGAACCATTACCATCCCTTGCCATGTCGAGGAGTTTAG AGAGAAAGAGGCACAGTAG
- the LOC107423691 gene encoding CDPK-related kinase 3, which produces MGQCYGKTNRTVENEPNATGTTTITTTVADSAVRPQTPVSSVGGNGVFSVKNTPAHSSNPSPWPSPYPHGVSASPLPAGVSPSPARASTPGRFFKRRFAPPSPAKHIKSTLAKRLGHGKPKEGPIPEERGTEQEQLLDKSFGYSKNFGAKYELGVEVGRGHFGHTCSARGKKGELKDQPVAVKIISKAKMTTAISIEDVRREVKILKALSGHKHLVKFFDAYEDTNNVYIVMELCEGGELLDRILSRGGKYAEEDAKVIVVQILNVVAFCHLQGVVHRDLKPENFLFTSRSEDAYMKLIDFGLSDFVRPDGRLNDIVGSAYYVAPEVLHRSYSLEGDIWSIGVITYILLCGSRPFWARTESGIFRAVLRADPSFDELPWPNVSHEARDFVKRLLNKDYRKRMTAVQALTHPWLQNDSRPIPLDILIYKLVKSYLHATPFKRAALKALSKALTDDELIYLRAQFSLLEPDADGRVSLQNFKMALLRNSTDAMRESRVLDILNTMQPLSYRKMDFEEFCAAAISTHQLEALEGWEQIASTAFEHFELEGNRVISVEELARELNLGPSAYTILRDWIRSSDGKLSLLGYTKFLHGVTIRSSNTRHH; this is translated from the exons ATGGGGCAGTGCTACGGCAAGACTAATCGGACGGTAGAAAATGAGCCGAACGCTACAGGGACGACTACCATCACAACGACCGTGGCCGACTCCGCCGTTCGCCCTCAGACGCCGGTGAGCTCCGTAGGAGGGAACGGCGTCTTCAGCGTTAAGAACACACCCGCTCATTCGTCGAACCCGAGCCCCTGGCCCAGCCCGTACCCGCATGGAGTGTCCGCCAGCCCATTGCCAGCTGGAGTATCGCCGTCGCCGGCAAGGGCCTCAACTCCGGGGAGGTTCTTCAAGCGGAGGTTCGCGCCGCCGTCTCCGGCGAAGCACATAAAGTCGACGCTGGCGAAGCGGCTGGGCCACGGCAAGCCCAAGGAAGGTCCGATCCCGGAAGAGCGCGGAACGGAGCAGGAACAGTTGCTGGACAAGAGCTTCGGGTACAGTAAGAACTTCGGAGCCAAGTACGAGCTTGGGGTGGAAGTGGGGAGAGGGCATTTTGGTCATACATGCTCTGCTAGGGGCAAGAAAGGCGAGCTCAAAGATCAACCCGTGGCTGTGAAGATCATTTCCAAAGCCAAG ATGACTACAGCAATATCAATCGAAGATGTTCGCAGAGAAGTGAAGATTTTGAAAGCTTTATCTGGGCATAAGCATcttgttaaattttttgatgCATATGAAGACACCAACAATGTGTACATAGTAATGGA ATTGTGTGAAGGTGGAGAACTTCTTGACAGAATTTTGTCAAG AGGTGGAAAGTATGCCGAGGAAGATGCAAAAGTAATTGTTgttcaaattttaaatgtaGTTGCATTTTGTCATCTTCAAGGCGTTGTGCACCGTGACTTGAAACCAgag AATTTCCTTTTTACTTCTAGAAGTGAAGATGCTTATATGAAGCTTATTGATTTTGGTCTTTCTGACTTTGTGAGACCAG ATGGAAGACTTAATGATATTGTTGGAAGTGCATACTACGTTGCACCTGAAGTCTTACATAGATCCTATAGTCTTGAAGGAGACATATGGAGCATTGGTGTTATTACCTATATACTATTATGTGGAAGCCGCCCTTTTTGGGCACGGACTGAGTCAGGAATTTTCCGTGCAGTGCTAAGAGCTGATCCTAGTTTTGATGAATTACCATGGCCTAATGTGTCTCATGAGGCCAGAGACTTTGTGAAAAGGCTTCTGAACAAGGATTACAGGAAAAGAATGACCGCTGTTCAAGCTCTAA CTCACCCATGGTTGCAGAATGATAGTCGTCCTATTCCATTGGATATATTGATTTATAAGTTAGTTAAGTCTTATCTTCATGCTACACCTTTCAAACGTGCTGCACTGAAG GCTCTCTCAAAAGCTCTGACAGATGATGAATTGATATATCTTAGAGCCCAATTCAGTCTTTTGGAACCAGATGCAGATGGACGTGTCTCTCTCCAGAATTTCAAAATG GCTCTTCTGCGAAATTCAACTGATGCCATGAGGGAGTCGAGGGTTCTCGATATTCTGAATACT ATGCAACCACTCTCCTATAGAAAGATGGATTTTGAAGAGTTTTGCGCAGCTGCAATTAGCACTCATCAATTGGAGGCACTTGAAGGATGGGAGCAGATAGCATCTACTGCTTTTGAGCATTTTGAACTGGAGGGTAACAGAGTCATATCAGTTGAAGAATTGGCTAGG GAATTGAATCTTGGCCCTTCTGCTTATACAATCCTTAGAGACTGGATTAGAAGCTCAGATGGAAAGCTTAGTTTGCTTGGATATACTAAATTTTTGCATGGTGTGACGATTCGTAGCTCAAATACAAGACACCATTAG
- the LOC107423684 gene encoding uncharacterized membrane protein At1g16860 — translation MNDLSNAALLDHHCSTCKPIPSLALYILTSLFVIGLSVSIFILIVVHNAFFFVSFLLVSAIVLAFILWNTRSWRRRGAMFFFLSSLPETDLRLAQEGQLVKITGLTTCGSISLESSYERATRCLYASTLLYEYGGLALNLVSFNKSCFQWSLAYCERFSTDFYITDKKSGLRAMVKAGSGCKVVPLILESRLINTTRECRILSPYLTKWLRERNLSVEARLLRLEEGYVQEGSSVTVVGLLRRNNDTPMIVQPPEIISTGCLWQKLLLPVDIDGLILSVSQMAGLPNNNSVQNLEP, via the exons aTGAACGACCTCTCCAATGCAGCTCTGTTAGATCACCATTGTAGCACTTGCAAGCCCATACCATCTCTGGCCCTCTATATTCTCACATCCCTTTTCGTCATTGGCCTTTCCGTCTCCATTTTCATCCTCATTGTCGTTCACAACGCATTCTTCTTTGTCTCCTTCCTTTTAGTCTCTGCTATCGTCCTCGCTTTCATTCTCTGGAACACGCGCAGCTGGAGAAGAAGAGGTGCAATGTTTTTCTTTCTCAGCTCTCTTCCTGAGACTGACCTTCGGCTGGCTCAGGAGGGTCAGCTCGTTAAGATCACTGGG TTGACAACATGTGGGAGTATCTCCCTTGAATCTTCGTATGAGCGGGCTACAAGATGTCTTTATGCGTCAACTCTTCTATATGAATATGGAGGATTAGCTCTAAATCTAGTGAGTTTCAACAAGTCGTGCTTTCAGTGGAGTTTAGCATATTGTGAG AGGTTCTCGACGGACTTTTACATAACCGATAAGAAGTCTGGTCTCAGAGCAATGGTCAAAGCTGGTTCTGGTTGTAAAGTCGTTCCCTTAATACTCGAGAGTAGACTCATCAATACTACAAGAGAATGCAGGATTCTTTCTCCTTACCTGACAAAGTGGTTAAGGGAGAGAAACCTCTCAGTTGAAGCCCGTCTACTTCGTCTAGAGGAAGG GTATGTTCAGGAAGGCAGCTCTGTGACTGTTGTTGGATTATTGCGAAGAAATAATGATACACCTATGATTGTTCAACCTCCAGAAATCATCTCCACGGGATGTTTATGGCAAAAGTTGCTTCTCCCTGTTGACATTGATGGGCTGATCCTCAGCGTTTCACAAATGGCTGGCCTTCCAAACAACAATTCTGTGCAAAACCTTGAACCATAG